In the genome of Epinephelus lanceolatus isolate andai-2023 chromosome 18, ASM4190304v1, whole genome shotgun sequence, one region contains:
- the usp36 gene encoding ubiquitin carboxyl-terminal hydrolase 36 isoform X1 produces MPIVDKLKEALKPGRKETGDEGDLNKLLASSAKKVLLQKIEFEPASKGFSYQLDSLKNKYVILNPRNEGATSQKAPEPAQIKRQVSENVVGGQSDGIPAPQKMLFPGNKLTLKWERVYRVGAGLHNLGNTCFLNSTVQCLTYTPPLANYLLSKEHSRACHQSGFCMICVMQNHIIQAFANTGNAIKPVSFIRDLKKIARHFRFGSQEDAHEFLRYTIDAMQKACLNGYPKLDRQTQATTLVHQIFGGYLRSRVKCSICKSVSDTYDPYLDIAVEIRQAANIVRALELFVKPDVLSGENAYMCAKCKKKVPATKRFTVHRTSNVLTLSLKRFANFSGGKITKDVGYPEFLNIRPYMSQSSGDPVMYGLYAVLVHSGYSCHAGHYYCYVKASNGQWYQMNDSMVHSSNIKVVLNQQAYVLFYLRIPETKKNADGQTTKQGMLHPGKNSVSSEQIKRANLNGPLSSPQVTKKLEPAQLRKIQSMDGGLGLPISRNGVSSQPQPRLSNWTSSSNGPPKLPGGPTVIEEPFKKLKKPSPQSQVQSRSSTTTPSNNGVSRMEGDKKQGGEGRGMAASTSIKSLSDSSSADTTESKDSVGTKSAPVGETPSTPRKGSNGLASPAKSVERSQSTEEQKTAKIKPPALNNITSEATSTMSPPPAKKLALSAKKARSRRLSSIDALPPLPRQLSSDPTHPNQLNPFTFASPTHTHRADPFHSPKVQSLPFAHSSGSFKQQSPQKQSLLSTLQKPNASLSLKTNGLHSATAAKSPKSSNNLSSLVQEPDLSSAPAQNSNPKKKKKKKRRHSEVERDAEPATSPATVTPANPVEPASEKKRKKKKKKRKREHEDGEKVKERECVPSHLDTSNQEEDWCQGGMWSLTSQPDTEQSKQKPQLAATTPMQCESNEKVQQRDSIKLKKKKKKKKMQLVEALQDKTSACAASQSSTSELKAAVIHNDTEDLIMLKKKIKAKKKRLKEEVRLWEESRRHSKGRNEEPEAAEPPSKKNATENGEISKQSAAAVVVWDSQVKDGYKRSQAPAADKSELGDTPSRPAPLAWDGKKTSGVVEELLRNATDKAYGANVLSWDGEVSAISRDAAEDVRHAMSDTVIDEWDEDFDRGKVKKIKNYKREKWRGGSNIFQKIQDRRSKWSVTPGGKRVFGVRR; encoded by the exons ATGCCGATAGTAGATAAACTCAAGGAGGCATTAAAACCTGGTCGAAAGGAGACAGGTGATGAGGGCGACCTCAACAAGCTGTTGGCGTCCTCTGCCAAGAAGGTCCTCTTGCAGAAGATAGAGTTTGAGCCTGCGAGCAAGGGTTTCTCCTATCAGCTGGACAGCCTGAAGAACAAGTATGTGATCCTCAATCCCAGGAACGAGGGCGCCACAAGCCAGAAGGCCCCAGAGCCTGCCCAAATAAAGAGGCAAG TCTCAGAGAACGTAGTCGGGGGCCAGAGCGACGGGATCCCCGCCCCACAGAAGATGCTCTTTCCAGGGAACAAGCTTACCCTTAAATGGGAGCGCGTGTACAGGGTGGGAGCCGGTCTCCACAACCTCGGGAACACCTGCTTCCTCAACTCCACAGTGCAGTGTCTCACCTACACCCCTCCACTTGCCAACTACTTACTCTCAAAGGAGCACAGCCGTGCCT GTCACCAGTCAGGCTTCTGTATGATCTGTGTCATGCAGAACCATATCATCCAAGCCTTTGCCAACACAGGCAATGCCATCAAGCCTGTCTCCTTCATCAGAGACCTGAAAA AAATTGCCAGACATTTTCGCTTTGGAAGTCAGGAGGACGCCCATGAATTTTTGCGGTACACCATCGATGCCATGCAGAAAGCCTGTCTCAATGGATACCCCAA GCTTGACAGGCAGACCCAGGCCACAACGCTGGTTCACCAGATCTTTGGAGGTTACCTCAGGTCAAGAG TGAAATGCTCTATTTGTAAAAGTGTGTCAGACACATACGATCCTTACCTGGACATCGCTGTGGAGATTCGG CAAGCAGCAAACATTGTGCGAGCCCTGGAACTGTTTGTTAAACCAGACGTACTAAGTGGAGAGAATGCTTACATGTGTGCCAA GTGCAAAAAGAAAGTGCCAGCAACCAAGCGCTTCACAGTCCATCGAACATCTAATGTACTGACCCTCTCGCTGAAGAGGTTTGCCAACTTCAGCGGAGGCAAAATAACAAAG gatgtTGGTTACCCAGAATTTCTGAACATCCGCCCCTACATGTCTCAGAGCTCAGGTGATCCTGTTATGTACGGCCTCTATGCTGTTCTGGTGCACTCTGGTTACAGTTGTCACGCTGGCCACTACTACTGCTATGTCAAG gCAAGCAACGGACAGTGGTACcaaatgaatgattcaatgGTACACTCGAGTAACATCAAAGTGGTCTTGAACCAGCAGGCTTATGTGCTTTTCTACCTGAG GATCCCTGAAACCAAGAAGAATGCAGATGGACAGACCACCAAGCAGGGGATGTTGCACCCTGGGAAGAACAGTGTGTCGTCGGAACAGATAAAGAGGGCCAACCTGAATGGGCCTCTCTCCTCCCCGCAGGTCACAAAG AAACTTGAGCCTGCACAACTGCGTAAGATCCAGTCCATGGATGGTGGTTTGGGACTGCCCATTTCCAGGAACGGTGTGAGCTCTCAGCCACAGCCCAGACTCTCCAACTGGACGTCATCCTCCAATGGCCCGCCAAAGCTGCCGGGAGGACCCACAGTTATCGAGGAGCCTTTCAAGAAGCTGAAGAAGCCTTCTCCCCAGAGCCAAGTGCAGTCCCGCAGCAGCACTACGACCCCCTCGAACAACGGGGTCAGCCGGATGGAGGGGGATAAAAAGCAAGGTGGCGAGGGCAGAGGCATGGCAGCGTCTACCTCAATTAAGTCTTTGTCTGACTCTTCCTCTGCCGACACCACTGAATCAAAG GACTCTGTGGGCACCAAAAGTGCGCCAGTAGGAGAGACTCCCTCCACCCCACGGAAAGGCTCTAATGGTCTGGCCTCTCCGGCCAAGAGCGTGGAGCGCTCTCAGAGCACAGAGGAGCAGAAGACTGCGAAAATCAAACCCCCGGCCCTCAACAACATCACGTCTGAAGCCACCAGCACCATGTCACCTCCACCTGCCAAGAAACTGGCCCTGTCAGCTAAGAAG GCTCGCAGCCGGAGACTGAGCAGCATTGATGCTCTGCCCCCTTTGCCACGCCAGCTGTCCAGTGACCCCACGCATCCAAATCAACTTAACCCCTTCACCTTTGCCTCACCTACTCACACTCACAG AGCCGATCCATTCCATTCACCTAAAGTCCAGTCATTGCCTTTTGCCCACTCGAGTGGATCCTTCAAACAGCAGAGCCCTCAGAAACAGTCCCTTCTCTCCACACTGCAAAAACCAAACGCCAGCCTTTCTCTTAAAACCAACGGGCTTCACAGCGCCACCGCCGCAAAGAGCCCCAAGTCTTCCAACAACCTCAGCTCCTTGGTCCAAGAACCAGACCTCAGCAGCGCTCCAGCTCAAAACAGCAatccaaagaagaagaagaagaagaagaggcggCATTCTGAGGTGGAACGTGACGCGGAGCCAGCGACATCCCCAGCTACAGTGACACCGGCCAACCCCGTGGAGCCAGCCAGcgagaaaaagaggaagaagaaaaagaaaaagcggAAGAGGGAGCatgaagatggagagaaagtCAAGGAGAGGGAGTGCGTCCCATCTCACCTGGACACATCAAACCAGGAAGAGGATTGGTGTCAGGGTGGCATGTGGAGTCTCACATCTCAGCCAGATACAGAACAGTCTAAGCAGAAGCCTCAGTTAGCTGCCACGACCCCGATGCAGTGCGAGTCAAATGAGAAAGTACAGCAAAGGGACTCTATAAaattaaagaagaagaagaagaaaaagaagatgcAACTGGTGGAGGCTCTGCAGGACAAGACTTCAGCGTGTGCTGCTTCACAAAG CAGCACTTCTGAGTTGAAGGCCGCAGTCATTCACAATGATACGGAGGATTTGATAatgttgaaaaagaaaataaaggcgAAGAAGAAGAGGCTAAAAGAAGAGGTGAGACtgtgggaggagagcaggcgaCACTCAAAAGGGCGGAACGAGGAGCCTGAAGCAGCGGAGCCCCCATCCAAAAAGAACGCCACAGAGAATGGCGAAATAAGTAAACAAAGCGCAG CCGCAGTGGTTGTGTGGGACAGCCAAGTGAAGGACGGCTACAAACGCAGCCAGGCGCCAGCGGCTGATAAAAGTGAGTTAGGAGACACCCCGAGCCGTCCTGCTCCTTTAGCCTGGGATGGGAAAAAGACAAGTGGGGTGGTAGAGGAGCTGCTCAGGAATGCCACAGATAAGGCCTACGGAGCCAACG TCCTCAGTTGGGATGGAGAGGTCTCTGCGATTAGTAGAGATGCTGCTGAAGATGTCCGCCATGCTATGAGTGACACTGTGATCGATGAGTGGGATGAAGACTTTGACCGAGGAAAG gtgaagaaaataaaaaactataAAAGAGAGAAGTGGAGAGGCGGCAGCAACATCTTCCAGAAGATCCAGGACAGACGGAGCAAGTGGTCTGTAACACCCGGAGGGAAGAGAGTTTTTGGTGTCCGTCGCTGA
- the usp36 gene encoding ubiquitin carboxyl-terminal hydrolase 36 isoform X2 — MPIVDKLKEALKPGRKETGDEGDLNKLLASSAKKVLLQKIEFEPASKGFSYQLDSLKNKYVILNPRNEGATSQKAPEPAQIKRQVSENVVGGQSDGIPAPQKMLFPGNKLTLKWERVYRVGAGLHNLGNTCFLNSTVQCLTYTPPLANYLLSKEHSRACHQSGFCMICVMQNHIIQAFANTGNAIKPVSFIRDLKKIARHFRFGSQEDAHEFLRYTIDAMQKACLNGYPKLDRQTQATTLVHQIFGGYLRSRVKCSICKSVSDTYDPYLDIAVEIRQAANIVRALELFVKPDVLSGENAYMCAKCKKKVPATKRFTVHRTSNVLTLSLKRFANFSGGKITKDVGYPEFLNIRPYMSQSSGDPVMYGLYAVLVHSGYSCHAGHYYCYVKASNGQWYQMNDSMVHSSNIKVVLNQQAYVLFYLRIPETKKNADGQTTKQGMLHPGKNSVSSEQIKRANLNGPLSSPQVTKKLEPAQLRKIQSMDGGLGLPISRNGVSSQPQPRLSNWTSSSNGPPKLPGGPTVIEEPFKKLKKPSPQSQVQSRSSTTTPSNNGVSRMEGDKKQGGEGRGMAASTSIKSLSDSSSADTTESKDSVGTKSAPVGETPSTPRKGSNGLASPAKSVERSQSTEEQKTAKIKPPALNNITSEATSTMSPPPAKKLALSAKKARSRRLSSIDALPPLPRQLSSDPTHPNQLNPFTFASPTHTHRADPFHSPKVQSLPFAHSSGSFKQQSPQKQSLLSTLQKPNASLSLKTNGLHSATAAKSPKSSNNLSSLVQEPDLSSAPAQNSNPKKKKKKKRRHSEVERDAEPATSPATVTPANPVEPASEKKRKKKKKKRKREHEDGEKVKERECVPSHLDTSNQEEDWCQGGMWSLTSQPDTEQSKQKPQLAATTPMQCESNEKVQQRDSIKLKKKKKKKKMQLVEALQDKTSACAASQSTSELKAAVIHNDTEDLIMLKKKIKAKKKRLKEEVRLWEESRRHSKGRNEEPEAAEPPSKKNATENGEISKQSAAAVVVWDSQVKDGYKRSQAPAADKSELGDTPSRPAPLAWDGKKTSGVVEELLRNATDKAYGANVLSWDGEVSAISRDAAEDVRHAMSDTVIDEWDEDFDRGKVKKIKNYKREKWRGGSNIFQKIQDRRSKWSVTPGGKRVFGVRR, encoded by the exons ATGCCGATAGTAGATAAACTCAAGGAGGCATTAAAACCTGGTCGAAAGGAGACAGGTGATGAGGGCGACCTCAACAAGCTGTTGGCGTCCTCTGCCAAGAAGGTCCTCTTGCAGAAGATAGAGTTTGAGCCTGCGAGCAAGGGTTTCTCCTATCAGCTGGACAGCCTGAAGAACAAGTATGTGATCCTCAATCCCAGGAACGAGGGCGCCACAAGCCAGAAGGCCCCAGAGCCTGCCCAAATAAAGAGGCAAG TCTCAGAGAACGTAGTCGGGGGCCAGAGCGACGGGATCCCCGCCCCACAGAAGATGCTCTTTCCAGGGAACAAGCTTACCCTTAAATGGGAGCGCGTGTACAGGGTGGGAGCCGGTCTCCACAACCTCGGGAACACCTGCTTCCTCAACTCCACAGTGCAGTGTCTCACCTACACCCCTCCACTTGCCAACTACTTACTCTCAAAGGAGCACAGCCGTGCCT GTCACCAGTCAGGCTTCTGTATGATCTGTGTCATGCAGAACCATATCATCCAAGCCTTTGCCAACACAGGCAATGCCATCAAGCCTGTCTCCTTCATCAGAGACCTGAAAA AAATTGCCAGACATTTTCGCTTTGGAAGTCAGGAGGACGCCCATGAATTTTTGCGGTACACCATCGATGCCATGCAGAAAGCCTGTCTCAATGGATACCCCAA GCTTGACAGGCAGACCCAGGCCACAACGCTGGTTCACCAGATCTTTGGAGGTTACCTCAGGTCAAGAG TGAAATGCTCTATTTGTAAAAGTGTGTCAGACACATACGATCCTTACCTGGACATCGCTGTGGAGATTCGG CAAGCAGCAAACATTGTGCGAGCCCTGGAACTGTTTGTTAAACCAGACGTACTAAGTGGAGAGAATGCTTACATGTGTGCCAA GTGCAAAAAGAAAGTGCCAGCAACCAAGCGCTTCACAGTCCATCGAACATCTAATGTACTGACCCTCTCGCTGAAGAGGTTTGCCAACTTCAGCGGAGGCAAAATAACAAAG gatgtTGGTTACCCAGAATTTCTGAACATCCGCCCCTACATGTCTCAGAGCTCAGGTGATCCTGTTATGTACGGCCTCTATGCTGTTCTGGTGCACTCTGGTTACAGTTGTCACGCTGGCCACTACTACTGCTATGTCAAG gCAAGCAACGGACAGTGGTACcaaatgaatgattcaatgGTACACTCGAGTAACATCAAAGTGGTCTTGAACCAGCAGGCTTATGTGCTTTTCTACCTGAG GATCCCTGAAACCAAGAAGAATGCAGATGGACAGACCACCAAGCAGGGGATGTTGCACCCTGGGAAGAACAGTGTGTCGTCGGAACAGATAAAGAGGGCCAACCTGAATGGGCCTCTCTCCTCCCCGCAGGTCACAAAG AAACTTGAGCCTGCACAACTGCGTAAGATCCAGTCCATGGATGGTGGTTTGGGACTGCCCATTTCCAGGAACGGTGTGAGCTCTCAGCCACAGCCCAGACTCTCCAACTGGACGTCATCCTCCAATGGCCCGCCAAAGCTGCCGGGAGGACCCACAGTTATCGAGGAGCCTTTCAAGAAGCTGAAGAAGCCTTCTCCCCAGAGCCAAGTGCAGTCCCGCAGCAGCACTACGACCCCCTCGAACAACGGGGTCAGCCGGATGGAGGGGGATAAAAAGCAAGGTGGCGAGGGCAGAGGCATGGCAGCGTCTACCTCAATTAAGTCTTTGTCTGACTCTTCCTCTGCCGACACCACTGAATCAAAG GACTCTGTGGGCACCAAAAGTGCGCCAGTAGGAGAGACTCCCTCCACCCCACGGAAAGGCTCTAATGGTCTGGCCTCTCCGGCCAAGAGCGTGGAGCGCTCTCAGAGCACAGAGGAGCAGAAGACTGCGAAAATCAAACCCCCGGCCCTCAACAACATCACGTCTGAAGCCACCAGCACCATGTCACCTCCACCTGCCAAGAAACTGGCCCTGTCAGCTAAGAAG GCTCGCAGCCGGAGACTGAGCAGCATTGATGCTCTGCCCCCTTTGCCACGCCAGCTGTCCAGTGACCCCACGCATCCAAATCAACTTAACCCCTTCACCTTTGCCTCACCTACTCACACTCACAG AGCCGATCCATTCCATTCACCTAAAGTCCAGTCATTGCCTTTTGCCCACTCGAGTGGATCCTTCAAACAGCAGAGCCCTCAGAAACAGTCCCTTCTCTCCACACTGCAAAAACCAAACGCCAGCCTTTCTCTTAAAACCAACGGGCTTCACAGCGCCACCGCCGCAAAGAGCCCCAAGTCTTCCAACAACCTCAGCTCCTTGGTCCAAGAACCAGACCTCAGCAGCGCTCCAGCTCAAAACAGCAatccaaagaagaagaagaagaagaagaggcggCATTCTGAGGTGGAACGTGACGCGGAGCCAGCGACATCCCCAGCTACAGTGACACCGGCCAACCCCGTGGAGCCAGCCAGcgagaaaaagaggaagaagaaaaagaaaaagcggAAGAGGGAGCatgaagatggagagaaagtCAAGGAGAGGGAGTGCGTCCCATCTCACCTGGACACATCAAACCAGGAAGAGGATTGGTGTCAGGGTGGCATGTGGAGTCTCACATCTCAGCCAGATACAGAACAGTCTAAGCAGAAGCCTCAGTTAGCTGCCACGACCCCGATGCAGTGCGAGTCAAATGAGAAAGTACAGCAAAGGGACTCTATAAaattaaagaagaagaagaagaaaaagaagatgcAACTGGTGGAGGCTCTGCAGGACAAGACTTCAGCGTGTGCTGCTTCACAAAG CACTTCTGAGTTGAAGGCCGCAGTCATTCACAATGATACGGAGGATTTGATAatgttgaaaaagaaaataaaggcgAAGAAGAAGAGGCTAAAAGAAGAGGTGAGACtgtgggaggagagcaggcgaCACTCAAAAGGGCGGAACGAGGAGCCTGAAGCAGCGGAGCCCCCATCCAAAAAGAACGCCACAGAGAATGGCGAAATAAGTAAACAAAGCGCAG CCGCAGTGGTTGTGTGGGACAGCCAAGTGAAGGACGGCTACAAACGCAGCCAGGCGCCAGCGGCTGATAAAAGTGAGTTAGGAGACACCCCGAGCCGTCCTGCTCCTTTAGCCTGGGATGGGAAAAAGACAAGTGGGGTGGTAGAGGAGCTGCTCAGGAATGCCACAGATAAGGCCTACGGAGCCAACG TCCTCAGTTGGGATGGAGAGGTCTCTGCGATTAGTAGAGATGCTGCTGAAGATGTCCGCCATGCTATGAGTGACACTGTGATCGATGAGTGGGATGAAGACTTTGACCGAGGAAAG gtgaagaaaataaaaaactataAAAGAGAGAAGTGGAGAGGCGGCAGCAACATCTTCCAGAAGATCCAGGACAGACGGAGCAAGTGGTCTGTAACACCCGGAGGGAAGAGAGTTTTTGGTGTCCGTCGCTGA